One part of the Anser cygnoides isolate HZ-2024a breed goose chromosome 9, Taihu_goose_T2T_genome, whole genome shotgun sequence genome encodes these proteins:
- the OTOS gene encoding otospiralin codes for MKFIGFLFFCMLMNMLTDSRSIQEGDDLYRESVAMPYWPFSSSDFWSYVEYFRALGAYDRIDEMARALFAQLPLGSHLGYHVPSREH; via the exons atgaagtttattggcttccttttcttctgtatgCTGATGAACATGCTAACAG ATAGCCGGTCAATTCAGGAAGGAGATG ATCTTTATCGGGAATCTGTAGCCATGCCGTACTGGCCCTTCTCCTCCAGCGACTTCTGGTCCTACGTGGAGTATTTCCGGGCACTGGGAGCCTACGACAGGATCGACGAAATGGCCAGAGCCTTGTTCGCCCAGCTGCCTCTGGGCAGCCACCTGGGCTACCACGTGCCCAGCCGCGAGCACTGA
- the COPS9 gene encoding COP9 signalosome complex subunit 9, whose product MKPAVDEMFPEGAGPYVDLDEAGGSTGLLMDLAANEKAVHADFFNDFEDLFDDDDIQ is encoded by the exons ATGAAGCCGGCGGTGGACGAGATGTTCCCGGAGGGCGCCGGGCCCTACGTGGACCTCGACGAG GCAGGGGGAAGCACGGGGCTGCTGATGGACCTGGCGGCCAACGAGAAGGCGGTGCACGCGGACTTCTTCAACG ATTTTGAAGATCTCTTTGATGATGATGACATCCAGTGA